The stretch of DNA ATATGTACTTAGGTGCCTGACCACTTCCTAAAGGATCAGTTGCTGTCCATTTAGTTGAGCCGTCAGCTTTGTTTAAAGCTAATACGTTGTTTCCTTCACCTAAAAAGACGTATTTACCAACTTTTAAACATGAACCATTGTCTGCTACTGCATGAGCTACAGTCCATATGCTTGAACCTGTTGGAGAGACACAATCTAAATTATTTCCTTCTGCGGCGTACATGTTGACACCGTCTGAGGTTATGTATTTAGGCTGTCCAGTTCCGCTGTTCCAAGCTTGTGTAAAAGCTGCAGCACTACCCATTGATGCTATTAAACAGATAACCAGGGCTATAAACAAACCTTGTCTTTTAATTTGCACACTTATCACCTCCAACTGTTTTTTTAAAAGACGTTTTATTCTGTACTAAGATGATAGGGTGTTACTTTGTCCTAACAAAACTCAAATTCAAGATTCGCAGGTCATACGGAGTAAAATAAATCTAAAATCAATTACATTAAATCAATTAAAAATACTTGTTTTGTACCTGTTGATTAGTTTTAAAATAAAAATACCTGAATAAATTAAAAATACTTGTTAGCACCTGTTAAAAATTAAAAATTTTAAAAAAAAGAGTTTTAAGTTTTTGAAATCCAGGATCCCCAGTTTCCTAAAGTTGGCTCAGGATATATGTAATTTCTTGCAAGGATATAATCTACGTATTGAGTTGCATAAGTTCCAGTTATTTCTATGTAATAAGGTCCTTCGGGGTCAAATCCTTCTATCTGTCCATTTATTAGTTCTCCGTTCTCATAACCTTTTACTATATGATTATAATATCCTATTCCCCTTATACTGTCATTTCCGCCTAATGAGTTATAACCTATCATGTTGTAACCTGAACCATTAGCAACGTATAATACTGCATTTGAGCTTGGAACTGTTCCATAGATAGCTATTAATTTACTGCTTAAATCTTTATCTGGCCCGATTCCTATCTGTGAATAGATTCCGGACATGTGACTTTTTGCTTCAAAGTATATTGGTGCGTTAAATGTGTTTTTAGAACATATTCCTTTTGAACCTGTACCTGATAATGTTAGAATACTATTGCTTATTGTTGGTGTTCCTGCTGTTATTTCCCATTTTGATGAGTTTAATTCTGTTCCTTCGAAGTGATCATATAATAAGTATGTGTTATCTGGATTTGACAAGCTTACTGCGTTTGCATTTCCTGAAAACATTGTTATATTTGTTCCTGAATCTCCTTTAATTAATGGTACTTTTACATCAAAATATGCTTTATCACTATCTATTTTAGATTTTAGAGTATAATTTAATACTTGATTTCCTGATACAAACCTTACATCATCAAAATTAGTTTTCATTTTCCCTGCTTCAAAATTGACTAATACCTTTGTTATTGTATAATCAATTAAATCAGTTGTTCCTGAATACTGTATATTTACATTTGATTTATAATTAAATCCTTCAATCCAAAATTCTTCCTCGGGTGTTGTTGTATTCTCTGACTGGTTATCTCCAGGGTTTGTGTTATTCTGCTGATTGTATGTAAAGTATTTCTGATTATTGTCTTCGTTTAATTCCTTAACTGTGTAATAAGGGTCTACATTTACATATCCCGCTGTTATATTTCCATAAAGTGGTGCGTCTCTTGATTGTCCTTCTTGAATATCTCCTAAATTCCTATGAAGTGTTTTTAAAGATCCATCGGATTTTCTATAAAAGAATTTTACTACTACACTTTTTGCTGTGCTTAATCCTTTGTTCTCTATTGTTGCTGTAACCTTTCCAGATTCTAATTTAGTATTTTTAATGTATAAATCAGGTAATAAAATACTTTTATATGCTTGTATTCCTTCGCTTGTGCCTGTTAAATAAAGTCCTTGTGTTGAATAAGGTTTACATACTGTATTAGCTTCTATTACTTGTGTTTTGTTTTCTCCTGTTTCTCTATCAATAACTATCGCTTTATTATCGTTTGAAGCTATTATATATCCTTGTTTTGTGAAAATATATTTAATTACTTGATTTATTCCTAATGTTTCATAGTTTGTCCATCTTTGAGAACCATCATTTAAGTTTAAAGCTTTTAAATCGTCATCTGTTCCTATTAATGCGTATTTATTAATTTTTATGGCTTGTCCGTTATCATTAATTGTATAAGTTTTTGACCATTTTTGAGATCCGTCAGGATTTAAACATTTTAAGTTATCAGGTGTTGCAGCGTATATATTAATTCCATCACTGCTTAATGATTTTATTTCACTGTTTCCAGAGTGCCAAACTTCTTGTATTGCCCCAACCGTAATTATAGAACTTGCTATTATACACAAAAGTAGAATTATTTTAATCTTCACCGTTTCACCTCCTGTTTATTTTTGATTAAATATTCAGGGAGATCATGGGTGTTGATTTGTCCTTACAAAAAATTTAAATAAAAATAGAATTCATAATAAATGATGGTGCAATGTTCATGTTGCACCAATTATACCCAGTTAATTAAACTTTTCAATCTACAAGTGAATCTATATATTTTGAATTAATTTTACTATGTATACCATCTTTGATTAGCATAAGAGTATACAGCATCTACTCAAACCCTCTCATAAAATATTATAATGATTCTTTTCTAGGAAATTTCTGATATAAAATACCAATAAAGATAAAAATTAAAAGCCCTGTGCAAAAATAAAATGATAGGTACGACTCGGTATCTGTTAAGTATATGGACTTAAATAGATAAATATAGATTAATATAAGTCCGTCGGCTATTAACGCTGCTAATCCAATGATATTTTCTATTTTGCGGTTATTATAATTTTTGATTCTTAATACAAATATCAATAAAAGAGCAATTACTAAAGGAACAATAAACAAAGTAAATGGTGACCATGAAGTTAAAATCCAATATGAAACCCCAACACATATCAATATTGAAGAAATTAACATTTTTCTCTTATCGTTCATAATATCATTCACCCTGTTTTTTATTTATTTTCAAATCCCTTAAAAAGAGAGAAAAGAAAAAAAATTGTTTAAGTATACCATGGCTCATTCCAAGCTTCTCCAAGTGATTGGCCTGCCCGGAAACTAGAATATGTAGTAACTCCAAATACAATCCAATCCGCCGTAGTGGATGGAGGGAAGACAATATTAGCTCCACCAACACCAAATACTACAGCTGCCGTAAATACAATACAACCAACACCATCAGCAGTCTTAAGGAATTTATCTGTGTTAAGGTGTTTGTTCCCATTAGCAAGATCATTACATAAGTTCCAAAAATTCTTGAAGTTCTCATAAGGTTGAATTGGAGAGTTTGTTTGGACTAAATATAATGGACTAGTTGCAATGAAGCCACCATCAGTATCTGTAAGTACAAGATGAATAGATTGATCACTGGTACCAAAATATACATTTTGATCAAGTATATCTGTAATATCAATAGCTGATTGCGTTCCCCTAACTTCTAGTGTTCCATTAGCTCCTATAATGTCCAATTCACTATCAGCCCAGATCTCATTAATACTAGGATCTTCTGTAGGAGAAGATGTGAGAAAAACTCTTCCTAACCCATTCCATGCGAAAATCGTTGTTCCTAAATCCCATGGGTTTGATGTCTGCCATGTATACAATTTATTTCCTACTACTGAAATAGTTTTAATACAATTCCACTCTTCGTAAGCACCACCACAGAAATTGTTAACAGTATTGATATCTCTTACAATACCAGTTTCTGGGTCAATCACAATGAAATTATCATTATTATATTTAGACTTCATTATAATGAAACCACCCTGAATAAAAGTTTCCACAGATGTGTTATTATTCATGTATGCATAGAGCAGACTCATCATTACAGAACTAAATGCCCCATTAGTAGAGTATGACTGAAAAGTAGGATCATCAGATTCATAATTCATTATCGCATACTCAATAAGTGAAATCGCAGAAGAAGCGTCGTAATTAAATCCACTTATATTTTCTGGTGTGCCCACAACTGTCATTCCCATGCTATGATCGCATTCCAAAGTTAAATATAACTCATATGCGTCCAGACCCGCAGAAACTATGATTGGACTGGTACGACTCCAACTAACATTCAATGGAGTTGTAATGTTATCTGCAATCTGGTCATGAAGATATTCCACTAGTAAAGCCGCTAAGAAAGTATTATAAGCAGCATTCATAGCACCAGTATGATAATTAGAATACTGATCTGACCAGTATTGTAAAACATCATTGGTCACGTCTGTTGTGGCTATTGCAAAACTCTTCACACCCTCACATGGAGAACCACTGTATATAACTTGACTTGTTCTTTGAATGACGTTTCCAGGGAAATTTAGACTAATCGTGTTATTATTTTGTGGGTCAGTTACAGTTAAATTCATACCGGGTACTCCCGAATAAAACATGTTGAACGTCATGTTGTCCATAAAGTCTTGTCGATGATTCTGAACGAACGCTAATTCTGAACTAGTTAAATTATATGTTGCTGTAACATAATTCCAGAACGCTGCTGAATTTGAGATAAATGGCACATATTGATTAGCAAACAAAATTGCATTAAATACAGATAATGAATAACTGTTCTGCCATGTCATGTAAGCTGCATTGTGGAAGTATCTATCTTGCACTACTGTTCCATCCACTATTACCTGTAATTCATCAGTAAACATGCCCTTGTTAATCCATAGAACACTGAACCATGTTACAGACTCATTTAAAGGTATAGTATATGTAATGTTAAGTGATTGACCTGTTGAATTGTCTATTGCAGTGCTTGTAATGTTCAAAACTGCTCTTCCTGCGGATATAACTCCAGTTGTGGAGGCAGTTTGATTATCAAGAGATGCTGTAGCTGTAACTGTTGCGTTTTGTATGTTACCTAAATTTAAGATAGTTGATGCTTTACCTTTAACTGTATAACTGGAACCAATAATTGTTCCAAAGTTGGTTGTGAAGTTTACAGGTATGCCATTAGGAATATGTCCTTGAGATGATGTATCTCCGCCCTGATTATTATGGGTTAAATCTGCTGTTACGCTTGTATTTCCACCAGAATTAGTAGGTGAAGCATTTACACTTAAAACAATCCATGGGTTATAAATTACTGTTCCGTTTTGATTAAATATATCACCAGAAATAGTTGATGGGTTTGCATTTGAACCCCACCAATTATTGGTTGCATTTATAGTGCCAATATCGTTTCTAAGCCCGTATGTGTTCCCAGTTATCCGGTTGAATTGGATTATATCTGTGGAATTGTAAGTCCAGACACCATAATAATTACCAGTTAAGTTATTGCTTATAATAGAATCACTGGAATGTTCCGAATAGATTCCACTATTACAACCAGATATTATATTACCATATATGGCGTTATTGCTGTAATTGCTGTGAATTCCATCAAAACCATTGCTGGTTATTGTATTATTAAATATAGTATTGTTAAATGAATTAGAAGCAATAATTGCAGAAGTTCCATTTCCAATAATATTATTTCCATAAATTAAACAATTATTAGCATATAACTTAATACTGCCATTTATTGTTAAACCTTGAATTATTGAACCACCTGCACTAGAATTAATTGTGATTGATCCTCTAATCAATGGATTAGTACCCATATCAGAGACTATAGTCAAATTCTTATTTATAACAATGTTTTCAGTATAAGTTCCATTATAAATTCCAATTACATCACCCTGAGAAGCATTATTAATAGCTGCTTGTATACTACTATATTGTGTCTGGGTTGTTTCATCATAAGCCCCTAAATAAACTGTTGTATTAACATTCAAATTGTCTAACTTTATTTTAACAACAGCTACGCCATTTGTACTAGAAGTAAGAGTGGATATAGCCTTCCCCTTTTTTGTATAAGTAGTTGTTTCAACGTTTCCTAAAGTAGTGGTGAAATTAATTGGAGTATCATCAGGAATATGTCCTTGTGAAGAAGTATCATCACCATTACTGTTATGAGTTAAATTCACTGTTATTGTGTAACCCTTATTAGTACTAGAAGGGGGATTAGAACTTACATTCAGCATTAACCATGGACTATAAGTAACTGTTCCTCCTCCATTATAAATATTAGATGCATTAGTTAAAGGACTATTAT from Methanobacterium veterum encodes:
- a CDS encoding DUF2341 domain-containing protein, translated to MKIKIILLLCIIASSIITVGAIQEVWHSGNSEIKSLSSDGINIYAATPDNLKCLNPDGSQKWSKTYTINDNGQAIKINKYALIGTDDDLKALNLNDGSQRWTNYETLGINQVIKYIFTKQGYIIASNDNKAIVIDRETGENKTQVIEANTVCKPYSTQGLYLTGTSEGIQAYKSILLPDLYIKNTKLESGKVTATIENKGLSTAKSVVVKFFYRKSDGSLKTLHRNLGDIQEGQSRDAPLYGNITAGYVNVDPYYTVKELNEDNNQKYFTYNQQNNTNPGDNQSENTTTPEEEFWIEGFNYKSNVNIQYSGTTDLIDYTITKVLVNFEAGKMKTNFDDVRFVSGNQVLNYTLKSKIDSDKAYFDVKVPLIKGDSGTNITMFSGNANAVSLSNPDNTYLLYDHFEGTELNSSKWEITAGTPTISNSILTLSGTGSKGICSKNTFNAPIYFEAKSHMSGIYSQIGIGPDKDLSSKLIAIYGTVPSSNAVLYVANGSGYNMIGYNSLGGNDSIRGIGYYNHIVKGYENGELINGQIEGFDPEGPYYIEITGTYATQYVDYILARNYIYPEPTLGNWGSWISKT
- a CDS encoding right-handed parallel beta-helix repeat-containing protein, giving the protein MKSLRLALALLVFFSMFLMFIGAVSAANLTVNPGGSIQSVINNASNNDTIIINDNNGSAYTYTGNLIINKSISLKAKSGGKVTLKASNSSNPVITVNSLGKGTVIQGFTITGATNSSGVYLNGVLNCNVVGNSLNGNYYGVYIYGSSSNNIISGNTITNSTYSGINLNSNNNTIQNNSLTGNLRGMLLVGSNYNTIQNNTINTGFYGIGLNNADSNIFQNNIMTNSTSYGLNIQNGSNNNIIQNNMITSNGGSGIYAMSNLNNIVQNNMITSNGGSGIYIDTDCSNNITILYNGGSTNTGGTNFGNWGAIMEPYSNDSVDEATLLELISNQLVNNIIQNNIVTNNSMFGIYFNSTSNNLVQKNNVTNNSGSGIYFGSGDNAIQNNIVTSNGGSGIYLDNFSSYNLVQNNVATRNTVTGILIDGYSIYNVIQNNAATNNGRDGISVSHHYANDLLYINFNRITNNGRYGIYSDGTASINATNNWWGSNNSPLTNASNIYNGGGTVTYSPWLMLNVSSNPPSSTNKGYTITVNLTHNSNGDDTSSQGHIPDDTPINFTTTLGNVETTTYTKKGKAISTLTSSTNGVAVVKIKLDNLNVNTTVYLGAYDETTQTQYSSIQAAINNASQGDVIGIYNGTYTENIVINKNLTIVSDMGTNPLIRGSITINSSAGGSIIQGLTINGSIKLYANNCLIYGNNIIGNGTSAIIASNSFNNTIFNNTITSNGFDGIHSNYSNNAIYGNIISGCNSGIYSEHSSDSIISNNLTGNYYGVWTYNSTDIIQFNRITGNTYGLRNDIGTINATNNWWGSNANPSTISGDIFNQNGTVIYNPWIVLSVNASPTNSGGNTSVTADLTHNNQGGDTSSQGHIPNGIPVNFTTNFGTIIGSSYTVKGKASTILNLGNIQNATVTATASLDNQTASTTGVISAGRAVLNITSTAIDNSTGQSLNITYTIPLNESVTWFSVLWINKGMFTDELQVIVDGTVVQDRYFHNAAYMTWQNSYSLSVFNAILFANQYVPFISNSAAFWNYVTATYNLTSSELAFVQNHRQDFMDNMTFNMFYSGVPGMNLTVTDPQNNNTISLNFPGNVIQRTSQVIYSGSPCEGVKSFAIATTDVTNDVLQYWSDQYSNYHTGAMNAAYNTFLAALLVEYLHDQIADNITTPLNVSWSRTSPIIVSAGLDAYELYLTLECDHSMGMTVVGTPENISGFNYDASSAISLIEYAIMNYESDDPTFQSYSTNGAFSSVMMSLLYAYMNNNTSVETFIQGGFIIMKSKYNNDNFIVIDPETGIVRDINTVNNFCGGAYEEWNCIKTISVVGNKLYTWQTSNPWDLGTTIFAWNGLGRVFLTSSPTEDPSINEIWADSELDIIGANGTLEVRGTQSAIDITDILDQNVYFGTSDQSIHLVLTDTDGGFIATSPLYLVQTNSPIQPYENFKNFWNLCNDLANGNKHLNTDKFLKTADGVGCIVFTAAVVFGVGGANIVFPPSTTADWIVFGVTTYSSFRAGQSLGEAWNEPWYT